In Streptomyces nojiriensis, the sequence CCACGCAGCTTCTCAGGAGAGGTTCCGGACGGGCATGGCGCTCACGCTCTACGTCGACACCGCGCGCTGGCGTGCGCACCAGAAGCAGATCCAGGACCAGTTCCCCGGGCTGATCCCGGTCTGCAAGGGCAACGGCTACGGCTTCGGCCACGAGCGGCTCTGCGAGGAGGCGACCCGCATGGGCGCCGACATCCTGGCCGTGGGAACGACGTACGAGGCCTCCAGCATCAAGGACTGGTTCGGCGGCGACCTGCTCGTCCTCACCCCGTTCCGGCGGGGCGAGGACCCGGTGCCGCTGCCCGACCGGGTCATCCGTTCGGTCGCGTCGCTGGACGGGGTGCGCGGCCTGGTGGGGGCCAGGGTGGTCATCGAGTGCATGAGCTCGATGCGCCGTCACGGCATCTCCGAGCAGGACCTCGGCCAGCTGCACGCCGCCATCGAGGACGTCCGGCTGGAGGGCTTCGCCCTGCACCTGCCCCTGGACCGCCCGGACGGCTCGGACGCGGTCGAGGAGGTCATCGGCTGGATGGACCGGCTGCGCGCGGCCCGGCTGCCGCTGCACACCATGTTCGTCAGCCACCTGCGGGCCGCGGAGCTCGCACGGCTGCAGCAGCAGTTCCCGCAGACCCGCTTCCGGGCCCGGATCGGCACCCGGCTGTGGCTGGGCGACCACGAGGCCACCGAGTACCGCGGCGCGGTCCTCGACGTCACGCGCGTGGCCAAGGGCGACCGGTTCGGCTACCGGCAGCAGAAGGCGGCCTCCGACGGCTGGCTGGTCGTGGTCGCCGGCGGCACCTCGCACGGGGTGGGACTGGAGGCCCCCAAGGCGCTCCACGGTGTGATGCCGCGCGCCAAGGGCGTCGCACGGGCGGGTCTGGCCACGGTCAACCGGAACCTTTCGCCTTTCGTGTGGGCGGGCAAGCAGCGCTGGTTCGCGGAGCCGCCGCACATGCAGGTGTCGATCCTGTTCGTGCCCGCGGACGCGCCCGAGCCGAAGGTCGGCGACGAGCTGGTGGCGCACCTGCGCCACACCACCACGCAGTTCGACCGGGTGCTCGACGCCTGAGTCCGACCGGTCAGTCCTGGGCGCTCGCGCCCCAGGCGACCCGCTGTCCGTCCGAGGGCGTCGCGTACTGCGGCGCCCTCGCCGCGTCCGACAGCACGAACACGTCCTCCGCGCCGTCCAGGACGCCACCGGAGGGGTCGTCCGAGCCGTCCCGGCGTACGACGTCCCGCTCGGGCATAAGAATGTCCCGGACGATGACCGCGCACAGGTACAGCGTGGTCAGCAGGTGGGCGGTGATCGCCAGCTGGTAGCCCTCCACGGGCAGGCCCTGGTGCTTGTCACCGCTGGAGGTGTAGGCGAGGTAGAACCAGATCCCGAGGAAGTACACGACCTCGCCGGCCTGCCAGATCAGGAAGTCCCGCCAGCGCGGCCGGGCCAGTGCGGCGAGCGGGATGAGCCAGAGCACGTACTGCGGCGAGTAGACCTTGTTGCACAGGATGAAGGCGGCGACGACGAGGAAGACCAGCTGGGCGAAGCGGGGCCGGCGCGGGGCGGTCAGGGTGAGCAGGCCGACGGCCCCGCACAGCAGGAGCGTCAGCCCGGTCGCGTACGTGTTGGCGCCTTCCAGCGAGTTGCCCGAGCGCTGGGAGATCAGCAGCCACACCGAGCCGTAGTCGATGGGCCGCTCCTGGCTGAAGGTGTAGAACTTCTTCCAGCCGTCCCATGCGAAGAGCATGACCGGCAGGTTGACCACGAGCCAGGCTCCGGCCGCGCCGAGTGCGGCGGCGCCGAAGGCGCGCCACTTCCCGGCCCGCCAGCAGAGCACGAACAGCGCCCCGAGCAGCAGTACGGGGTAGAGCTTGGCCGCGGTGGCCAGGCCGATGAGGATGCCGAAGAGGACCGTCCGGCCGCGGGACCACATGAGCATCCCGGCGGCGGTCAGGGCGATGGCCAGCAGGTCCCAGTTGATCGTCGCCGTCAGGGCGAAGGCGGGCGCCAGGGCGAAGAGCAGGGCGTCCCAGGGGCGGCGGCGGTGGGTGCGGGCGACGCACACGGCGATGACGGCCGCGCAGGCCATCAGCATGCCCGCGTTGACCATCCAGTACATCTGTTCGCGGTGCTGCATGGAGCCGCTGCCGGGGGTCAGCCAGGAGGCGATCTCCATGAAGAGCCCGGTGAGCACCGGGTACTCCAGGTACTCCATGTCGCCGGGGAGCCGGTCGAAGTAGGGCGTCAGGTTGTCGGCGAAGCCGCGTACCGCGTACAGGTGCGGGATGTCGGAGTAGCAGGCGTGGGTGTACTGCGAGCCCGCACCCCGGAACCACGCCCAGTCGTAGCAGGGCAGCTTCTGGACCATGCCGAGCGCGAACATGCCGATGGCGATGAGCGCCACGACCCGGACCGGCCCCAGCCAGTGCCCGCCGAGCCGGGCGTAGCGGCCGAGCGGGCCGCCGATGAGCTCACTGCCGGCTGCGGCGACCTCGTCCTGCTGCGTCGGCAGTACGGGGCTGTCCTCGTGCACCTTGGTCATGGGCTCATCCTGCCGTACCGGACCGGACATGGGGGAAGGCCGTCGCACGGGGGGTGCGACGGCCTTCCTCGGCTCACGGAGCGGCGGTACGGGTCACCCGGTGCCGCCGTCGAACCCGCCGGTGATGCCGCCAGGGCGGCCCGGTTTGCCGCTCTGCGTCGGGGACGGTGATCCGCTGGATCCGCCGATCACCCCGGTGCTGGTGCCGGATGTGTTGCCCGAGTTGGTGCCGGTGCTGGTGCCGGTGTTGGCGCCGCCGTTGTTGTTGCCGCGCGTGGTGTCCGGGTCGCAGTACAGCTTCCACGGCGGGCAGGTCGGCCGGCCGCCCTTGGACGGGGAGGGGGACGCCGGCGGGGAGCTCGGCGGCTGCGTCGACGGGGACGGGGACGCCGGGACGACGGCCGAGGGCGTGGGGGAGGGGGCGCCGGCGGAGTCGGCGGTCACGCCGATGTCCTCGGCCTCCGGGAACTGCTTGACCGGTTGGCCCTTGAGCGCTTCGCCCATGTACTCGGTCCAGATCTCGGCCGGGATGTCACCACCGTGGAGGGAGGGGATGTCGCC encodes:
- a CDS encoding glycosyltransferase family 87 protein, encoding MTKVHEDSPVLPTQQDEVAAAGSELIGGPLGRYARLGGHWLGPVRVVALIAIGMFALGMVQKLPCYDWAWFRGAGSQYTHACYSDIPHLYAVRGFADNLTPYFDRLPGDMEYLEYPVLTGLFMEIASWLTPGSGSMQHREQMYWMVNAGMLMACAAVIAVCVARTHRRRPWDALLFALAPAFALTATINWDLLAIALTAAGMLMWSRGRTVLFGILIGLATAAKLYPVLLLGALFVLCWRAGKWRAFGAAALGAAGAWLVVNLPVMLFAWDGWKKFYTFSQERPIDYGSVWLLISQRSGNSLEGANTYATGLTLLLCGAVGLLTLTAPRRPRFAQLVFLVVAAFILCNKVYSPQYVLWLIPLAALARPRWRDFLIWQAGEVVYFLGIWFYLAYTSSGDKHQGLPVEGYQLAITAHLLTTLYLCAVIVRDILMPERDVVRRDGSDDPSGGVLDGAEDVFVLSDAARAPQYATPSDGQRVAWGASAQD
- a CDS encoding alanine racemase; amino-acid sequence: MALTLYVDTARWRAHQKQIQDQFPGLIPVCKGNGYGFGHERLCEEATRMGADILAVGTTYEASSIKDWFGGDLLVLTPFRRGEDPVPLPDRVIRSVASLDGVRGLVGARVVIECMSSMRRHGISEQDLGQLHAAIEDVRLEGFALHLPLDRPDGSDAVEEVIGWMDRLRAARLPLHTMFVSHLRAAELARLQQQFPQTRFRARIGTRLWLGDHEATEYRGAVLDVTRVAKGDRFGYRQQKAASDGWLVVVAGGTSHGVGLEAPKALHGVMPRAKGVARAGLATVNRNLSPFVWAGKQRWFAEPPHMQVSILFVPADAPEPKVGDELVAHLRHTTTQFDRVLDA